TTCAGAGTGGGAACAGATCAAAAATGGCTATATTAGGATGATTATGTCAGCTAAAGAGTCGATCTACATCCAAACACCTTATTTCATACCTGACCAAAGTTTATTTGACGCACTCAGAATTGCTGCACTATCTGGTAAAGACGTTCGCGTCATGATACCGAATCGACCGGATCATCCATTTGTCTATTGGGCAACTTATTCTCATGTTGGTGAATTGCTTAAGACTGGCGCGAAAGTATATATTTATGAAAAAGGATTTATACATGCTAAAACAATTGTTGTGGACGGCGAGATTAATTCCGTTGGGACTGCCAATATTGACATGAGAAGCTTCAAATTAAATTTTGAAGTGAATGCGTTTATTTATGACCGTCAAACTTCACAAAAACTTGCTTTAGCTTTTGAAGAAGATATGAAATCGTGCACGGAATTAACTCAAACGTTATATGACAAACGCTCAAAGGTAATTCGATTTAAAGAATCGATTTCGCGTCTCTTATCACCTATCTTATAATCCCCAAAAAAATGTACATTCCTAAAGGGGACCGATACTTTGTTTATCTTTTCTATGTTGTATTCCATAAACCAAGGACGCAAATGTCCTTGGTTTATTTTACATAAAACTACTAAAATGATTAACTTCAAATTTATTGTTATGAAAACACATGAATATTTTTTTGCATTTTTAAGGCTATGCGTTCGATTTTCGAATAATTTTATATATTATTGATAAGCTAACAACGATGTTATTAAAAATGATAATAAAAAGAGGGTTAGCTATGGATAAAGACATGTCTTATGGTAGCGACTATAAATTTCTACCTGTAACCTCAGTCGGGGATGGAGTTTGTATTCAAGTACTCCCTGATTTATTTAGTTATACCAGCAAAATCGTTAATATTGTTTTTGTGGGCGATCCTACTAAGGAAGAGTTTGTAATGATTGATGCAGGTATGCCCGGTTGTTCGAAGAAAATTATTGAAACCGCTGAAGAAATATATGGTCCTAACAGTCGTCCTAAAGCAATTATTTTAACACATGGTCATTTTGATCATGTGGGCTCGATTATTGAGTTAATTGATCATTGGAATATTCCTGTTTTTGCTCATTCATTAGAATATCCATATTTAGTAGGAGAGCGCGAATATCCTGAACCTGATACTTCTGTAGAAGGAGGTTATATTGCTAAGATCTCTTCTCTTTTCCCCAATGAGCCTATTAATATAAAAGAACATCTCAAACCCTTGCCAAGTGATGGAACAGTCCCTTTCTTGGATGAGTTCCGTTGGATTCCGACACCAGGTCACACCCCTGGGCACGTTTCTTTTTTTAGAGATAAAGATCGTAGCCTAATTGCTGGCGATGCATTTATTACAGTAAGACAAGATTCTCTGTACAAAACCCTTACTCAAGAAAAAGAAATAAATGGGCCTCCTAGATACTTAACCACCGACTGGGACCTTGCATATGAATCTGTAAAAGTCATTCGAGATTTAAAGCCAGTAGCGGCTATTACCGGTCATGGGGTGCCTATGTCAGGTAGTGAATTAACCACGAGCTTAGAAAAATTAGTAACTGAATTTAAAGAAGTCTCCATCCCTGATTATGGAAAGTATGTTAACGAAAACGGCCCGCTTCATTAATTTAAGAAGGGAAGGAATTTACGGATGAAGAAAAGAAAGAACTACGCAAGTGAAACTAAAAGTTTGAGACAAAGAGTAAAAGAAGAATTAAATGCACAATTTGAGAACCCATTATTACATCGAGCAATAAATAATGAGGAAGTGATCGTACCATTAGATGTTGAAAGACTATGGTTAAAATAAGCATTTATTACAAGTGGTAGCTTTGATAATGAAATTGGTTGTTTAATTCCCTTCCCTGAATTAATGAGCTAATACTTGAATTACTTCAGCTTAACGAATTCTCATATAGGCTCAATACGACAGTGAGGGTGGCAAACTTGTTAAATTCCCAAAAATGTAACAGGGTAGGAGGAACTCTTTAAAATGTTAACCACAAAAGAATTAGCTCTTATTGAAGATGAAATTCGTGCTGAGGAAATTATTGCGAAAACAATGAACTGGTGTGCTACTCAATGTGAGGATCAAGAGATGACATCCCTTTTAGAACATCTAGCTGAATCTCATCAAAAAAACGTTCTTAAAATTTCGACATACTTTAATCAATCAAGAGTTCAGTAACTAAAGGAGGTGAGCATTTTGACAAACAATATCCAAGGTAGAGGCCTTACGGATCGTGAAATGCTTCAATTGTCTCTTGAATTAGAAAAAGGTCGATGTAAGAGCTTAGTTTCTACTCTTCTTGAGACGAGTCACAGTGAATTACGTCAGGTATATGAAGAATGTTTTCAAACATCAAACGATCTCCATTCCCATATTTATGAAGTGATGGCTAGTAAAGGTTGGTATAAGTCGATTTCAGCTAAGCCTGAAGAAGTGGAAAACGCTCAACAATATATCCAAAATAACCTTCAGCCCGACGACCATGTTTAGAAACAACGTATTAATGAACACAAAAGACACCCATATGTGGTGTCTTTTGTATTCATTTTCTATATATAGGAAGACAATTATGAAATTAAAGGATAACGTAAGCTGAAGGTAGCTTATCATTTATAAGAATTGGGTTGCGTTCGTATAATTAGAGTAATATACTAACTTTATTAAAAAAAGCAGGGGGGAATTAAAAGTGGATAAAGATTTCGAATCTTCATCTGAACTTAGAGAGTTTTTCGAAGCTAATAAGAATAATTTTGAATCCACCTTGTTGGATGAAGCAGTAAATGTTAAAAGTAAGATTAATGAAATATTAAAAATCGGTAATATAGATTTAGTTAATAATGCACACCAATTAACGGTTTATATTATTAATAATGAAGATAATGAACTAAAACGATTTGCGAAAAAGGAAGGGATAGCTTGGGCAACGCATTCTATGGAATTAACTTTTAAGCTGGAATGGATACAAGCAACTCGTAGAACTTTATGGATTTATATACAGAAGTTTTATGATCTAGCTAATAAATATACTATTGACGATTGCTTTAAACTAGAAGCACAGATAAATAATAGAGTAGACAATTTTTTAAATACATTTTTTCTTAGTTACTCTACATACAAGGATTCTCTGATTAATGCACAAAGAGAATTAGTCGAAAATTTATCGGTTCCAATTATTCCAATCGATAGTAATATTAGTATATTGCCGTTAATTGGATCAATTGATGTTAATCGTATAAATATTCTAAAGGAAAAAGTATTATCAGAGGTATCAAATTTACGAATTCAAACGTTAATAATGGATCTTTCTGGTATCGCTAGTATAGAACAAGAAGTTGCCTATGAGTTTATGAAAGTTATTGATGGTATCTCATTGATGGGATGCTCAACTGTATTAACAGGATTACGAACCGAAGTAGCAAAGGATATTACTGACTTGGGAATTAAATTAAGTCCAGAAATTAAGAAGTTAGGAACTTTGCAACAAGCACTAGGCCAATACCTAAAACACGACTAAAATAGCTAAACTTTAGGCCGGAAATATGTTTAAATCAAAAATCCTTAAATTCAAAGAAAAAGAAGCAATCATAAGTTAGAATGATTGCTTCTTTTTAGATACAATGTCAGTTTAAAGTGATAGTCTTTTTGAATAATGGAAATTCACTCTTTCTCTTCTTATCTCCTCGACTCACTCATCTGTAGTACCCAACGTCAGCCCACCATCAACGACTATTTCTGTGCCCGTGCAATAAGAGCTTTCATCAGAAGCAAGAAATGCTACAGCTCGAGCAATTTCAATCGGTTGTCCAATTCGTCCTAGTGGTACGGATTCGTAATAAGTAGGTACACCCTTTCCTTGAGTTGCCATTTCAGTTTCGATTCCACCCGGATGGACTATATTCACTCGAATTCCTTTTGGACCTAATTCAATAGCTGCGGCTTTGGACATTGCTACGACAGAAGCTTTTGTCGCAGCATAAGCGGAAGATTTGCTAATTGGGGCAAATGCACTGATCGAAACATTGTTTATAATGGAACCTTTTTGTTGCTTTTCCATTTGTGGAATCACTGCTTGCATACCCATAAATACTCCAAGTTGATTAACTTGAATTAACTGTTCGTAATCTTCCAGTGTTGTTTCCATAAATGATTTTCGTTTTAAAACTCCAGCATTATTCACTAACACATCTATCTTATGAAATTTATTTATTACCATCTCGACTGCTGATATCCATTCTAATTCTTTTGTAACATCTAATTGAATTGGAAAGGCGTTGTCTCCAATCGACTTCGCTACTTCTATTGCATCATTATAGTTCCGTGCGCCTACACCTACTTTAGCCCCTAATGCAACAAGGTGTTGGGCAATAGCTTTTCCCTGTCCTCGATTAGCCCCGGTAATAAGATCCAATGATTTTTTAATTCAGGCATATACTCACTCCTTCATACAAACACTGCTTTATATTGTCCAAAAATTACTGAGTTATTTATATTTTGTTCCCTACACTTGTGTAATGCTTCGTAGTAAAGGATTTATGGAAAAATTAAAAGGTATAATTTAAAGCATAAAGCTAATATTAAGAGCAACTAATTTGAGCAGGGAGTGTATCTAACTCATGAGTTCTCCAGAAAGTATAAAACTTACTTCTTCAGAAATGGCGTCTTTATGGAAACAATATATTAGTGTCACTCATAGTATGTGTATGTTACAATACTTTATTGCAAAGGCAGAGGACAATGAAGTGTTAACCACTCTGACAAATACGCTTCAAAAGGTTGAGAAAATAAAGGGGAATACGAAACAGATATTAGAATTAGAAAAAGTCCAAGTTCCTGTAGGATTCAGTAGTCAAGATGTAGACGTAAATGCTCCTCGGCTCTTTTCAGACGTTTTTGCTTTATTATATATAAAAAATCTTTCAAGAATAATAACTTCAACTTCTAGTCTTATGCACACAATGTCTACTCGTAAAGATATTAGGCAACATTTTAAAGAATGTACATCTGAAGTTCTTACTGTTTTTGATGAGGTCAGTGATGTTTTGTTAGATAAAGGATTGTATGTGAGACCTCCATATATTGAACCACCTAGAAAATCAGATTTTGTCGAGGATAAAGACTATTTAAATGGAATCAATTTATTGGGAGATCAAAGAAATTTGAATGCTATCGAAATATCCCATGTCTTTGGAAACATTGAAGCGAATGTAGTAGGAAATACAATAACACAAGCCTTTGAGCAAACAGCGGATAAAAAGGAAGTACGGGACTTCCTAAAAAAAGCTGGGAAACTTTCTGAAAAGGTTATAACAACACTTACAAAGTTTTTAACAAGCAGTCATTTGCCAGCACCAATGCCTTCAGAAACACAAGTTTTTAGTTCTTCTCAACCTGCCTTTTCAGATAGACTAATGATGTATCAATTAACAACTTTATCATCAATTGGAATATCTGATTATGCAACATCATTAGCTACTAGTATGAGGAATGATTTGAAAAGACAGTATACGGATTTTCTGGACGACACGGCAAAGTTAGGTGGAGAAGCGCAAAAATTACTAATTGAAAATAGCTGGTTAGAACAACCACCTCAGCAAGATAAAGTAGTCATAAAATAATGTTTTGATTAATAAATTTCGGTTCAGTTTTATTATAGAGAGATGATGAATTTGAAGAACGAGTGCCTGTGTTCGATAAGATAAAAGGAAATAACATATTATCAAGCTGCACAGTATAACAATATTATTTAATGAAAATGATATTGCACAACTTGGCACGTTTGTGGAAGATTATATAAGCCTAATTACTCAATGAAATTAAGGAGGATTAGGCTTGTTCACTTCAAATCGATACGTTTCCATATTGGTAAACTTAATGATAATAATTGGTAAAAAAACAAGGCAGAGATGATACCTTTTTGTGGCTGTAATCAGAAATTAAATTTAATTGAAAGATGGAGAATAAATGAATTGTCTTTTTCAAGGATAATCAGTATAATTAATTAACCAGTGGTCAAAGAAATCAAGAATTGGAGATAAGAATGTCACCTCGCAAATCATCATTAAATGAATTAACAAAGGAAATGATCGTAAATGAAGCAAGGGAGCAATTCATAGAAAAAGATTATCAACAGGTTTCTATGCGAAGCATTGCTAAACAGCTTAGCTGCAGCCATGGAGCTCTGTACTATCATTTTGAGAACAAGGCTGAATTGTTTTATGCTGTTATAGAGGGTTATTTTTACGCATTAAATAAACAAATTGAGGAAATTGTCTTAAGCAGTGGTGAAAGTGAGCAAAAGCTTCGACACGTACTTCGCTCGTTTATTGAATTCGGACTAAATCATCAAAGTCAGTATGAGCTGATGTTTATGACAAGAAATAAAGAAGTTGATGGACTATCCCATGATGCGGCAAATCGTAGCTACCAAACGTTTGCTAAATCTGTTCACTCCTTATCTTCAAACGTTGTACCCATAAGTGATGTCTATTCTGTCTTTGTCTCCCTGCATGGTTTTGTTTCTCATTACCGTGGATTTGTAAAAAGTTATCAAGATGCAGAAGATGCTGCGTTTGTCCATATTGAATTTTTAATGAAGGCTCTACATCCCGCTTAAGGTATAGAGCATTTCTTTTTGTTTTTAATTGACCACTGGTTAATAAAGGTGAGGAGTGAATTTTAATGAATAAAGTATTAGTAGCTGGAGCTTCAGGGGGAATAGGGAGTGCTTTAGTTTATGAACTAAGAGCTAGAGGTATTAAAGTTGTAGCATTTGCGAGAGGTAGGGAAAAGTTGATTTCACTTTTCGGTGACTTTGATGACGTGATGATAGTCTCTGGAGATGCTTTGAATCAAAATGATCTCATATTTGCTGCCGAAGGAGCAGATGTGATTTTTCACGCTGTAAGTTTCCCATATCCGAAGTGGGAAGATACCCACATACCATGTATCGAACGAATGATTAAAGCTGCAAGTGTAAATCAAGCAAAAATAGCATTAGTAGATAATATTTATGCTTACGGAAATCAATTAAATTCACCAATAGGCGAAGATGCGACAAAAAGACCGCATACGAAAAAAGGTAAGATTAGGCTAACTATGGAAACAAAGTTAAAAGAAAGTGCAGTAGAATCTCTAATCGTTCATATGCCTGATCTATACGGGCCAAATTGCGAAAATGCCATTCTTCATGAAACATTAAAAGATACAGCAAGACATAAGCGAGCAAACTATGTAGGAAGTCTATCAAAAAGCCGTGAGTTTTTGTATAACCGAGACGGAGCAAAAGCAATGGTTGAGTTAACTCTTCGGGAAGATACGTATAACCAAAACTGGAATATTTCTGCAACACACCCTATAACGGGGGAAGAGGTGCTGAAAACTATAAAGGGAATTAATGGATATAAAAAGAAATTCAAACCGATATCGAAACGAATGATTGCATTTCTAGGCATGTTTTCACCGTTTATGAGAGAAATGGTAGAGATGATGTATTTAACAGAAGATCCAATTATTTTAAGCGGAGAGAAGTATGAAAAGCTAATCGGCAAGTTACCGAAAACATCGTATAAAAAGGGTCTTGAAGAAACCCTCGAATGGCTGCAAAAAGAGGATATAAACTCTTTAGATAAAAGATAACCTTTCATTTTCTTTCTGATGAGAGAAAAATGACTGTAAAAAAAAGTCTCTGAGCATACCCATTCAATTATAGTTGGTGTGCTTTTTTTGAACTAATCATTGTATAACATGGTTATGCTCTCAATTTAGCGATTATTTTAAAAATACAAATATCACATCACAAATTGTAGTAATATTCAATATTTCCCTATAAAATACATATAGAGTGGAAGTATCATGTTTTTCTGGAGGGTAATTAAATGATTAAAGGATTGTATAAAGCGCATGTATTAGATGAGGATGAAATCATTGCTCTAGTAGAAGATGATGAATGGATGATGGAAATATTAAAAACTGTAAGGTCATTAAACCTAACTGATTGGTGGATTTGTGCAGGTTTTGTTAGGTCGAAAATTTGGGATGTTTTACATGGATTTAATGAAAGGACAAGGATTCCAGATATTGATGTAATCTATTACGATACAACACAACTTAATGAATTAGAAGAAAAGAGGATTGAAGAAACCCTCACATTGATTTTACCGAATATTCCTTGGTCAGTTAAGAATGAAGCCAGGATGCACCTTAGAAATAATGTTGAACCCTACTCTTCTTCTGTTGATGCAATTTCAAAGTTTCCGGAAACAGCAACAGCATTAGGAGTAAAGTTAGATGAAATTGATAAAGTTATTTTAACAGCCCCATATGGCGTAAGTGATGTTGTTAATTTAGAAGTTAAACCGACTCCTTATTTTTTGGCGAACGAAAACCTTGCACGTATTTACAATGAGCGGATACTTAAAAAGAATTGGGAAGCTACTTGGGACAAGGTAAGTGTATATCAAATATAAATTATTTTTTAACGAGGCGATATTGGAATAGAGTTATTACTTCTTGCGTTAACGGTGCTTTCCTTGAATAAGGAATTGCTCTCCTTCTTCAACTCCCTCAGTTAGATAGGTATATCTCTCAAATGCTCACTTATTCGCAGGATTTCAAACCACTTGTAAGAACAGTAATAGATGATTGGAATGAGTGTCGGTCCATTTTGGCTACATGAAGGCATGCTGAAATAAAGGAGGTAGATAAAACTCCAGTTATTACCATATAATGCACGTATTCTCCACGCCGCCCCTGGAGGCTATCCCTCCCATGTCTCAACGGGTCTAAGCCCTATCATTCCTTCGTCATGCCTATCCAAGGGGTGGAGGCCGGTTTTGCTATCGGAACGGGTCATTGCCCTTTGGTTGAAGACATCCAGTACTCCGTGCTTTCTTTGAAATCCTACGAATAAGGCAACATTCAATAAAAAATTAACGGGTAATTACTTACTTTTAGTACTCCTTAAAATTTTAATGGAATTCCTTGTGTTTAGAATAAGCTTTATGCTGCTAGAGGTTCTAAAGCGTGAACTTTATTAGGACAATAAGACTCATTTTTTCGAGATATTCCAACTAATATTCGTGCAAGTTTCCCAAGCAGTTTCATAATTGATTTCATTTTTTTCATTTTTTTTACTTTCACATTATTGGAGTGAAGCTCTTTAAATTCAGGATTGTTCATGACAAGGCTCATGGTCGCTAAATACAAGAAACGTCGTAGCCGGGATCTGCCGCGTTTAGAAATGACAATTTGTCCTTTCCATTTACCCGAGCTAGCTTCTGCTAGATGTAATCCCGCGTATCGCAATAGGGAATTACCGTGAGAGAAGCCGCTTAGATCTCCTGCTTCTCCTAAAATGCCAGCTAGTGAAATTTCACTAATTCCTTTAATGGCAAGTAGTTTATTTGCGAATGTAATTTGTTCGAGTACACCAGTCACTTCTTTTTCAACTCTTTCAAGTTGAACTGTAGCGAGATCAAATTCTTCAAGCAATTGTTCTAGGTGTAATTTATAAGCATCATGTGCTTGTTGATTACCAACAGAATGCTTAGCTAATTCAACTAGTGATTGGGCTTT
Above is a genomic segment from Bacillus sp. FJAT-45037 containing:
- a CDS encoding DUF3231 family protein produces the protein MSSPESIKLTSSEMASLWKQYISVTHSMCMLQYFIAKAEDNEVLTTLTNTLQKVEKIKGNTKQILELEKVQVPVGFSSQDVDVNAPRLFSDVFALLYIKNLSRIITSTSSLMHTMSTRKDIRQHFKECTSEVLTVFDEVSDVLLDKGLYVRPPYIEPPRKSDFVEDKDYLNGINLLGDQRNLNAIEISHVFGNIEANVVGNTITQAFEQTADKKEVRDFLKKAGKLSEKVITTLTKFLTSSHLPAPMPSETQVFSSSQPAFSDRLMMYQLTTLSSIGISDYATSLATSMRNDLKRQYTDFLDDTAKLGGEAQKLLIENSWLEQPPQQDKVVIK
- a CDS encoding MBL fold metallo-hydrolase, whose product is MDKDMSYGSDYKFLPVTSVGDGVCIQVLPDLFSYTSKIVNIVFVGDPTKEEFVMIDAGMPGCSKKIIETAEEIYGPNSRPKAIILTHGHFDHVGSIIELIDHWNIPVFAHSLEYPYLVGEREYPEPDTSVEGGYIAKISSLFPNEPINIKEHLKPLPSDGTVPFLDEFRWIPTPGHTPGHVSFFRDKDRSLIAGDAFITVRQDSLYKTLTQEKEINGPPRYLTTDWDLAYESVKVIRDLKPVAAITGHGVPMSGSELTTSLEKLVTEFKEVSIPDYGKYVNENGPLH
- a CDS encoding STAS domain-containing protein; its protein translation is MDKDFESSSELREFFEANKNNFESTLLDEAVNVKSKINEILKIGNIDLVNNAHQLTVYIINNEDNELKRFAKKEGIAWATHSMELTFKLEWIQATRRTLWIYIQKFYDLANKYTIDDCFKLEAQINNRVDNFLNTFFLSYSTYKDSLINAQRELVENLSVPIIPIDSNISILPLIGSIDVNRINILKEKVLSEVSNLRIQTLIMDLSGIASIEQEVAYEFMKVIDGISLMGCSTVLTGLRTEVAKDITDLGIKLSPEIKKLGTLQQALGQYLKHD
- a CDS encoding TetR/AcrR family transcriptional regulator, which gives rise to MSPRKSSLNELTKEMIVNEAREQFIEKDYQQVSMRSIAKQLSCSHGALYYHFENKAELFYAVIEGYFYALNKQIEEIVLSSGESEQKLRHVLRSFIEFGLNHQSQYELMFMTRNKEVDGLSHDAANRSYQTFAKSVHSLSSNVVPISDVYSVFVSLHGFVSHYRGFVKSYQDAEDAAFVHIEFLMKALHPA
- a CDS encoding spore coat protein yields the protein MTNNIQGRGLTDREMLQLSLELEKGRCKSLVSTLLETSHSELRQVYEECFQTSNDLHSHIYEVMASKGWYKSISAKPEEVENAQQYIQNNLQPDDHV
- a CDS encoding nucleotidyltransferase family protein — encoded protein: MIKGLYKAHVLDEDEIIALVEDDEWMMEILKTVRSLNLTDWWICAGFVRSKIWDVLHGFNERTRIPDIDVIYYDTTQLNELEEKRIEETLTLILPNIPWSVKNEARMHLRNNVEPYSSSVDAISKFPETATALGVKLDEIDKVILTAPYGVSDVVNLEVKPTPYFLANENLARIYNERILKKNWEATWDKVSVYQI
- a CDS encoding NAD-dependent epimerase/dehydratase family protein, whose protein sequence is MNKVLVAGASGGIGSALVYELRARGIKVVAFARGREKLISLFGDFDDVMIVSGDALNQNDLIFAAEGADVIFHAVSFPYPKWEDTHIPCIERMIKAASVNQAKIALVDNIYAYGNQLNSPIGEDATKRPHTKKGKIRLTMETKLKESAVESLIVHMPDLYGPNCENAILHETLKDTARHKRANYVGSLSKSREFLYNRDGAKAMVELTLREDTYNQNWNISATHPITGEEVLKTIKGINGYKKKFKPISKRMIAFLGMFSPFMREMVEMMYLTEDPIILSGEKYEKLIGKLPKTSYKKGLEETLEWLQKEDINSLDKR